The following coding sequences lie in one Arachis hypogaea cultivar Tifrunner chromosome 9, arahy.Tifrunner.gnm2.J5K5, whole genome shotgun sequence genomic window:
- the LOC112708802 gene encoding oxygen-dependent coproporphyrinogen-III oxidase, chloroplastic-like, with protein YVVSRLALNGPSSFSSSSVRAHFEKMIREAQDPVSTALEAADDGTNLKEDVWSRPGCGGGISRILQDGAIWEKAGVNVSVVYSIMPPEAYGATKAAASSDQKPGPFPFFTAGISSVLHSKNPFAPTLQIMIFHPYFGYLHKFAATDCVTLLHSIDAPGAPRQWWFGGGTDLTPAYIFEEDVKHFHSSAILKWHFTFMLGKQIFKKGYIEQWQ; from the exons TACGTCGTTTCTCGTTTGGCCCTAAATGGcccttcttctttctcctcctcttctGTAAGGGCCCACTTCGAGAAAATGATTAGAGAAGCTCAGGACCCCGTCTCCACCGCCCTTGAGGCCGCCGACGACGGGACCAACTTGAAGGAGGACGTTTGGTCCAGGCCCGGCTGCGGTGGCGGCATCAGCAGGATTCTCCAAGACGGGGCCATTTGGGAGAAGGCTGGAGTTAATGTCTCCGTTGTTTATAGCATCATGCCGCCAGAAGCTTACGGCGCTACAAAAGCTGCCGCTTCTTCTGACCAGAAGCCTGGTCCTTTTCCGTTCTTCACTGCTGGAATCAGCTCC GTTTTGCATTCGAAGAACCCATTTGCCCCAACCTTGCAGATTATGATTTTCCATCCTTATTTCGGA TATCTGCATAAATTTGCTGCTACTGACTGTGTAACCTTGTTGCATTCTATAGATGCTCCCGGAGCACCTAGGCAGTGGTGGTTTGGCGGGGGGACTGACTTGACTCCTGCTTACATTTTCGAGGAGGATGTTAAACACTTCCATAGTTCTGCTATTTTAAAATGGCACTTCACATTCAT GTTGGGGAAGCAAATATTCAAGAAAGGCTACATAGAGCAGTGGCAATAA
- the LOC112712875 gene encoding uncharacterized protein, whose product MFVAEMLGCSGFGWNSEKMCVEVDSKQVLEAWGKGRNVTLYTPSKPFPLFERLGSIFGKDRATGLDACSGKDAEEDVTPGSTFATATSGGLGLGGDDVDMEDLAAAESELPNTFSTSFASSSEKNLGRHTATKKNQ is encoded by the exons ATGTTTGTGGCTGAGATGTTGGGTTGTAGTGGTTTTGGGTGGAATTCCGAAAAGATGTGTGTTGAAGTGGATAGTAAACAAGTACTGGAAGCTTGGGGAAAG GGTCGCAATGTTACACTCTACACTCCAAGCAAGCCTTTTCCGTTGTTCGAACGTCTTGGGAGCATTTTTGGCAAGGATAGAGCTactggtcttgatgcatgcagtgGAAAAGATGCTGAAGAAGATGTCACACCGGGCTCTACATTTGCTACGGCCACATCTGGTGGCTTGGGTTTAGGCGGTGACGATGTTGACATGGAAGATTTAGCAGCTGCAGAGAGCGAACTACCCAATACCTTTTCAACCTCATTTGCTTCATCAAGTGAGAAAAATCTAGGACGTCACACTGcaactaaaaaaaatcaatga